One window from the genome of Rhodopseudomonas sp. P2A-2r encodes:
- a CDS encoding ribose-phosphate pyrophosphokinase: protein MSAKNGSIKLVAGNSNPALALEIANWLELPLTKASVRRFADMEIFVEIQENVRGSDIYIIQSTSFPTNDHLMELLIITDALRRASARRITAVVPYFGYARQDRKVGSRSPISAKLVANLITHAGVDRVMTLDLHAGQIQGFFDIPVDNLFASPVMVRDIKEKFDLTKVMVVSPDVGGVVRARGLAKRINAPLAIVDKRRERAGESEVMNVIGEVEGYTCILIDDIVDSGGTLVNAGDALLANGATDVYAYITHGVLSGGAAARIAGSRLKELVITDSIQPTDAVVKAPNIRVLSIASLIGEAIARTAAEESVSSLFD from the coding sequence ATGTCGGCCAAGAACGGCTCCATCAAACTGGTCGCCGGCAATTCCAACCCGGCGCTGGCGCTGGAGATTGCCAACTGGCTTGAATTGCCGCTGACCAAGGCCAGCGTCCGGCGCTTCGCCGACATGGAAATCTTCGTCGAGATCCAGGAAAACGTCCGCGGCTCCGACATCTACATTATCCAGTCGACATCGTTCCCGACCAACGACCACCTGATGGAATTGCTGATCATCACCGACGCGCTGCGCCGCGCCTCGGCGCGCCGCATTACCGCTGTGGTGCCGTATTTCGGTTACGCGCGGCAGGACCGCAAGGTCGGCTCGCGCTCGCCGATCTCCGCCAAGCTGGTGGCCAACCTGATCACCCATGCCGGCGTCGATCGCGTCATGACCCTCGACCTCCACGCCGGCCAGATCCAGGGCTTCTTCGATATCCCGGTGGACAATCTCTTTGCCTCGCCGGTGATGGTGCGCGACATCAAGGAAAAATTCGACCTCACCAAGGTGATGGTGGTCTCGCCCGACGTCGGCGGCGTGGTGCGCGCCCGCGGCCTCGCCAAGCGCATCAACGCGCCGCTGGCGATCGTCGACAAGCGCCGCGAACGTGCCGGCGAGTCCGAAGTGATGAATGTGATCGGCGAGGTCGAAGGCTACACCTGCATCCTGATCGACGACATCGTCGACTCCGGCGGTACGCTGGTCAACGCCGGCGACGCGCTGCTCGCCAACGGTGCCACGGATGTCTACGCCTACATCACCCACGGCGTGTTGAGCGGCGGCGCCGCGGCGCGCATCGCCGGCTCCAGGCTAAAGGAACTGGTGATCACCGACTCGATCCAGCCCACCGACGCCGTGGTCAAGGCGCCGAACATCCGCGTGCTGTCGATCGCCTCGCTGATCGGCGAAGCCATCGCCCGCACCGCCGCGGAAGAGTCGGTCTCTAGCCTGTTCGACTGA
- the pgeF gene encoding peptidoglycan editing factor PgeF, translated as MASTPGLRHIFFSRDGGVSEGIYAGLNGGLGSSDDPAHVLENRRRMAVRMAVEPQHFLTAHQIHSADVAVAKTPWDNATRPRADAIVTAVAGLTIGVTTADCGPVLFADPKARVIGAAHAGWRGALNGVLESTIQAMEDLGAARANMVAAIGPLIRQPSYEVGAEFVDNFLAADAGYAGFFGASTQENHAMFDLAGFIKMRLQRAGVSEIDDIGIDTYADERFYSYRRSVHRRESDYGRQIHAIVLEP; from the coding sequence CTGGCGTCGACACCGGGCCTGCGCCACATCTTTTTCAGCCGCGACGGCGGCGTCTCCGAAGGCATCTATGCCGGCCTCAACGGCGGCCTCGGCTCCAGTGACGATCCTGCCCATGTGCTGGAAAACCGGCGGCGCATGGCGGTACGGATGGCCGTCGAGCCGCAGCATTTCCTGACCGCCCACCAGATCCACTCGGCCGACGTGGCCGTCGCCAAAACGCCGTGGGACAACGCGACGCGACCGCGCGCTGACGCCATCGTCACCGCGGTCGCTGGGCTGACGATTGGCGTCACCACCGCCGATTGCGGCCCGGTGCTGTTCGCCGACCCCAAGGCGCGCGTCATCGGCGCGGCGCATGCCGGCTGGAGAGGCGCCCTCAACGGCGTGCTGGAATCCACCATTCAAGCCATGGAAGACCTCGGCGCCGCCCGCGCCAACATGGTGGCGGCGATCGGGCCGCTGATCCGCCAGCCCAGCTACGAGGTCGGCGCCGAGTTCGTCGACAATTTCCTCGCGGCCGATGCCGGTTACGCCGGGTTCTTCGGTGCGTCGACGCAAGAAAACCACGCGATGTTCGATCTTGCCGGCTTTATCAAAATGCGGCTGCAGCGGGCCGGAGTGAGCGAGATCGACGATATCGGCATCGATACCTACGCCGACGAGCGCTTCTACAGCTATCGCCGCTCGGTCCATCGCCGCGAGTCCGACTATGGCCGCCAGATCCACGCCATCGTGTTGGAACCCTGA